Below is a genomic region from Acidobacteriota bacterium.
GCCAACGATCCGCTGGCGCTCCACGTGGGCGGCGAGAATGCCGGCGGCCAGGCCGCGTTCCTCTTCTTTCTGAAGGACGGGCGGGTCGCCTCGCTCGCCATCACGCCGCCGGGCGAGGCCACGGCACTGCAGGAGGTGGGCCTCCACGACGCCTACCGGGTGCTGGCACGGGACGAGAGTCTCTGGTCGGCCGTGGCTGCGGCGCTCCACGAGCGCGGCGCGACGGTGGTCGCCGTCAATTCCTCGGCTCGCGCCGTGGCCGACGGGTTGAGTCACACCCAGCGCCGGGAGCTGGAGGCGGCGCTCGGCGCCGGATGGCCCGGCCGGCTGGTCTCGTCCGAGGAGCTGGTGATCACCTGGCTCGCCGTCAAGCTTCCCGAGGAGATTGCCATCATGCGGGACGCCGCCCGCCTCACCGAGCGGCTCCTTCTCGAGGCTTACGCCATTGTGGCAC
It encodes:
- a CDS encoding M24 family metallopeptidase, which produces MIRRNWIALLLLAVGGGLLCAVTPETAANPWPAIRRARVERLLPAAMQAAGADAWVVICRENANDPLALHVGGENAGGQAAFLFFLKDGRVASLAITPPGEATALQEVGLHDAYRVLARDESLWSAVAAALHERGATVVAVNSSARAVADGLSHTQRRELEAALGAGWPGRLVSSEELVITWLAVKLPEEIAIMRDAARLTERLLLEAYAIVAPGQTTDADVARFLKGRMRELGVGDAWAPDQNPNVNSGPDRGHSHSTGKIIMPGDVIQIDFGILVHGVWCS